cccagtcccagatctcccctcccctcccccagtcccagatctcccctcccctcccccagtcccagatctcccctcccctcccccagtcccagatctatcctcccctccccagtcccagatctaataataataataataataaataataatataataagatctctcctcccctccccctgtcccaGATCTCCCCTCCCCAAGTCCcagatctcccctcccctcccccagtcccagatctcccctcccctcccccagtcccagatctctcctcccctcccccagtcccagatctctcctctcctcccccagtcccagatctctcctcccccagtcccagatctcccctccctcccccagtcccagatctctcctcccctcccccagtccCAGATCTCCCCTCCCCCAGTCCCAgatctcatctccccctcccccagtcccagatctctcctcccccagtcccagatctctcctccccctcccccagtcccAGATCTCTCCTCCCCCAGTCCCTGGCTGGACTGAaccatgtgttgttgttgttgttgtgttcattACTTCTTGAACATGTCCTGCAGACGTCCAGGGAGGAACTTGAGGACGGTGTCCAGAATGCTCTCCTCATCCTCGTCTTCCTCGTCTCCGCACCCGGCTGGGATGGCCTTCTTGGCGCGCGTCAGAGACCCCTCACAGGCCTGCTCCATGGCTGCCTTCTCCTccgcctccttctcctccttcttcttcaagCCATACTGCGTGGATAAAGGGCACAGAGATAACAATATATGAGGATGTCACTTTCATAAGGAgtagcacccccacacctcccatCTTGAGATCAAATGGAGTTCCACAAGGCTTGATTCTtgcacttacagtgccttcagaaaatattcacaccccttggctttatccacattttgttatgttacaggttGTTATTAAATATTGTtaaatattgttattttactgctgctgcttAATTAttagttatttttattttactgctgctgcttAATTATTACAGTtattgtaaagtaaagcatttcactgtttgcatttcactgtaagatctacacctgttggttattgtaaagtaaagcatttcactgtaagatctacacctgttggttattgtaaagtaaagcatttcactgtaagatctacacctgttggttattgtaaagtaaagcatttcactgtaagatctacacatTGTTGGTtattgtaaagtaaagcatttcactgtaagatctacacctgttggttattgtaaagtaaagcatttcactgtaagatctacacctgttggttattgtaaagtaaagcatttcactgtaagatctacacctgttggttattgtaaagtaaagcatttcactgtaagatctacacctgttgaatattcggcgcatgtgacaaataaaatatgatttaatttgatacagcctgaatttaaaatggatcaaACGTAGATTTTTCTTCGctcactggcctacacaaaatagccataatgtcaaagtggaattatgtttttagattttaaaaaacaaacaaatacatttaaaatgataagaagaaatgtcttgagtcaatttGTTTTCAACCCCTTTGCCATGGCAACCTAAATACATCCTGGAGTAAAAATATTCTTAAAAAGTCACAATAAGTTGCCTGGACTCACTCTATGCAAtattagtgtttaacatgatttttgaatgactacctcacctctgtaccccacacatacaattttctgtaaggtccctcagtagagcagtgaatttcaaacacatattcaaccacaaacaccagggggtttttccaatgccttgcaaagaagggcacctattggtagatgggtaaacattttaaaaagcaaccattgaatatccctttgagaatgGTTGTTGTTAATGGTAGTTGTTAATTCAACTTAAAgtcactacacagatacaggcgtctttcctaactcagttgccggagagcaatgaaactgctcagggatttcaccatgaggccaatttaaaacagttacagagttgaatggctgtgataggagaaaacatgAGGATGGATCAGCGacgttgtagttactccacaatactaatctaattaacagagtgaaaagaagaaagcctgtacagaatacaaatattccaaaacatgcatcctgtttgcaacaaggcatcactgcaaaaaaatgtgtaaGAGTAATTAACCTTTCATCCTGAATACAACGTTTTATATATTTGGagcaatacaacacattactgagtacgaCTCTCCATATTTTAAAGccaggtggtggctgcatcatgttatgggtatgcttgtaatcgagaaggaatggggacttcttcaggataaaaaataaaacggaatggagctaagcacaggcaatatcctagaggaaaacctgattcagtctgctttccaccagacactgggaaatgtattcacctttcagcaggacaataacctaaaacacaaggtcaaatacacactggagttgcttaccaaggagAGTGTTCGGAGCTACAGCTTGGACGTAAATCTACTTGAaactctatggcaagacctgaaaatggttgtctagcaacaaccaatttgacagagcttgaagaattttgaaaataacaaatgggcaaatattgtacaatccaggcgtggaaagctcttagaaccttacccagaaagactcacagctgtaatcactgccaaaaagtgcttctacaaagtattgactcagggatgtgaatacttatgaaaatgagatatttttgtatttcattttcaataaatttgctaacattttaaaatgtgtcattatgtgtagatgggtgagggggaaaaaatcgattgaatctattttgaattcaggctgtaacacaacaaaatgtggaacaagtcaaggggtgtgaatactttctgaactaACTGTATATTATTTATAGTTTACATTAaaagggcaatctgggattcaaagCAAAGAACTATACAAAGTACTTTTTTAGGTGTAGTATACAGCTGAAGGTTGGGGCTGGAGTAATGTAATGGTTTTATAACGGGGTACGTTGAATGTAAAATAATTTCTGAGTAGTTTGTGGACTGCTGCAGTGCTCACCTTGTCTCTGATGGACTGTCGTACGActtctctttctgcctccatTTTCCGGTGcttatccttcctctcctcctcctgttgtctcagtgcctcctgtctctcctcctcttcctccttcttcttctttgcGGCCTCTggatccttctcctcctctccacctaaCATTTTCCCCATGTCTTTAGTGGCCCCTGGAggaagcaggcacacacacacagagcctgaaGTCATTCAGTTAaaagacaatacaatacactTCTATTTGTCCATCTGCTACCAACCCAAATCATACAGCCACAACCTGCAACCTGTCTCACTGATCTatatgatatactgtatcagcAACCTGTCTCACTGATCTatatgatatactgtatcagcAACCTGTCTCACTGATCTatatgatatactgtatcagcAACCCAACCTGTCTCACTGATCTatatgatatactgtatcagcAACCTGTCTCACTGATCTatatgatatactgtatcagcAACCTGTCTCACTGATCTATATGTTATACTGTATCAGCAACCCAACCTGTCTCACTGATCTatatgatatactgtatcagcAGCCCAACCTGTCTCACTGGTCTATATGACATACTGTATCAGCAACCTGTCTCACTGATCTatatgatatactgtatcagcAACCTGTCTCACTGATCTatatgatatactgtatcagcAACCTGTCTCACTGATCTatatgatatactgtatcagcAGCCCAACCTGTCTCACTGGTCTATATGACATACTGTATCAGCAACCTGTCTCACTGatctatataatatactgtatcagCAACCCAACCTGTCTCACTGATCTATATGACATACTGTATCAGCAACCTGTCTCACTGATCTatatgatatactgtatcagcAGCCCAACCTGTCTCACTGATCTatatgatatactgtatcagcAACCTGTCTCACTGATCTatatgatatactgtatcagcAACCCAACCTGTCTCACTGATCTATATGACATACTGTATCAGCAACCCAACCTGTCTCACTggtctatataatatactgtatcagCAACCCAACCTGTCTCACTGGTCTatatgatatactgtatcagcAACCTGTCTCACTGatctatataatatactgtatcagCAACCCAACCTGTCTCACTGATCTatatgatatactgtatcagcAACCCAACTGTGGGTCTGTAAAgttccagtagagtacagtagagtaaggATGAAATATAGAGAGATTCCCAATTACAATAATATAAACTTGCTAGGGATAAAATAATGGTGCCTCGACTTCAGTTGTAAAACTAGCGTGTGGACCAGCCAGTCCAGTCGAAAAGGCCTGTGTCATCTGGTAATCAGTAATGACTGAAATGTCCTGACTCGTAGCACGTGGCAGCTCTCTAGTGACTATAACACAACGATTTCTCCCAGCGTATCGATATTGTTGTTGTTACCAGAGTCAGATCAATAATAAACAGAGCATCACCTGAGTGACTATGAATTATGTATATAACAGCAGAGTTAAAACTTTATCCTGGAATTGATCTACTGTTCTGACACTAGATGAGGCTGGCCGCAGGCCAAGTTACTGCTCTGAAACAGGAAGTTACTGCTCTGAAACAGGAAGAGGCTGGCCACAGGCCAAGTTACTGCTCTGACACAGGAAGAGGCTGGCCGCATGCCAAGTTACTGCTCTGACACAGGAAGAGGCTGGCCACAGGCCAAGTTACTGCTCTGAAACAGGAAGAGGCTGGCCGCAGTCCAAGTTACTGCTctgaaacatggaggaggctgGCTGCAGGTCAAGTTAATGCTCTGACACAGGAAGAGGCTGGCCGCAGTCCAAGTTACTGCTCTGAAACAGGAAGAGGCTGGCCACAGGCCGAGTTACTACTCTGACACAGGATGAAGCTGGCCGCAGTCCAAGTTATTGCTCTGACACAGAAAGAGGCTGGCCGCAGGCCAAGTTACTACTCTGACACAGGAAGTTACTGGCCACCAGGAGCCAATAGATCCCCCTGGAGCCCCTGGAGAGCAGGGTTAAAGGTCACTCTGGAGTCCCTGGAGAGCAGGGTTAAAGGTCACACTGGAGCACCTGGAGAGCAGGGTTAAAGGTCACTCTGGAGCCCCTGGAGAGCAGGGTTAAAGATCACTCTGGATCCCCTGGAGAGCAGGGTTACAGGTCACTCTGCGCACTGTTAGCGCCCAACTGCTTTCAAATCTATAGCCCCCACGGACTATGGCACTATTACCCCATGATAAATGTAAACaactgtcacgtctactccctctccccctctctggtgcTCATTGTCACCAGTTCTCTCATTATTACGCATACCTGTCACTATCGTTACGTGCACCtgtgcctcatgacactcacctggactccatccccttcctgattacctcccctatatctgtcactccctttggttctttcctcaggcgttattggttctgtttttgtttcatgtctgtacgctTTTCCTGTTTCTTGGTGTCGCTACCGGGTGTCGCTACCGTAGCAACCggggatgcctcagctggctcgtcaggctcccatgcctcctGGTCCCCGGGACCTTCCCTCTGGTCGGTGTTCTGCagctggagccgcgcgtcagggagggggtactgtcacgtatcCTCCCTCTCCGGCACGccaggtcaccaggctgctcattattacGCACATAGTTACACGCACCAGcgcctcatcagactcacctggactccatcacctgcctgattaccttccctatacagtggggcaaaaaagtatttagtcagccaccaattgtgcaagttctcccacttaaaaagatgagaggtctgtatttttttcatcataggtgcactatgacagacaaaatgagaaaaaaaatccagaaaatcaccttgtaggatttttaatgaatgtatttgcaaattatggtggaaaataagtatttggtcaataacaaaagtttatctcaatactttgttatataccctttgttggcaatgacagaggtcaaacgttttctgtaagtcttcacaaggttttcacacactgttgctgatattttggcccattcctccatgcagatctcctctagagtagtgatgttttggggcttttgctgggcaacacggactttcaactccctccaaagattttctatggggttgagatctggagactggctaggccactccaggaccttgaaatgctacttacgaagccactccttcgttgcctgggcggtgtgtttgggatcattgtcatgctgaaagacccagccacgtttcatcttcaatgcccttgctgatggaaggaggttttcacttcaaaatctcacgatacatggccccattcattctttccttcctttacacggatcagtcgtcctggtccctttgcagaaaaacagccccaaagcatgatgtttccacccccatgcttcacactAGGTATGGTGTTCcctggatgcaactcagcattctttgtcctccagacacgacgagttgagtttttaccaaaaagttatattttggtttcatctgacattctcccaatcttcttctggatcatccaaatgctctctagtaaaacttcagacgggcctggacatgtactggcttaagcagggggacacgtctggtactgcaggatttgagtccctggcggcgtagtgtgttactgatggtaggctttgttactttggtcccagctctctgcaggtcattcactaggtccccccgtgtggttctgggatttttgtctcacggggtgagatcttgcttgGAGCcctagatcgagggagattatcagtggtcttgtatgtcttccatttcctaataattgctcccacagttgatttcttcaaaccaagccgcttacctattgcagattcccagcctggtgcaggtctaatattttgtttctggtgtcctttgacagctctttggtcttggccatagtggagtttggagtgtgactgtttgaggctgtggacaggtgtcttttatactgataacaagttcaaacaggtgccattaatacaggtaatgagtgaaggacagaggagcctcttaaagaagaagttacaggtctgtgagagccagaaatcttgcttgtttgtaggtgaccaaatacttattttccaccataatttgcaaataaattcataaaaaatcctacaaatgtgattttctggatttttcttcttctcattttgtctgtcatagttgaattgtacctatgatgaaaattacaggcctctcatatttttaagtgggagaacctgcacaattggtggctgactaaatacttttttcccccactgtatctgtcactccctttggttcttctCTAGGCTTATTGTTCTGGTGTTTCATGTCTGCTACTTgagtttcttgttttgttccttGTGTTTTTAAAGTCACTCCCTGttcttgcttcccgactctctgTGTATACATTACAGAATAATGCCTCACCAAGGGGAAGCATCAGGGATTTTataatttacatttttattttatcttaCTGGTGACGTCAGGTCCAGGTGCCGCTGCCGAAGCAACCGGGGATGCGTCGGCCGGCTCGCCAAGCCAAGCCTCGCCAGGCTCGCCAAGCCTCGCCAGGCTCGCCAAGCCAAGCCTCGGCCGGCTCGCCAAGCCTCGCCAGGCTCCCGTGCCTTGACCGGGTCGCCATGCCTTGCCAGGTTCCCGCGCCTTAGCTGGCTCTATAGGTTCCCGCGCTTTAGCCGTGTCTATAGTTTCCCGTGCTTTAGCCGGCTCTACAGTTTGAGATTTGTTCTGAACGTTGCACCCTAATGGAATtattattcatgactttaatactgCTTGGGTCACATATACTGCATGATCATCTCTCCAAGTAAAGGTATTGATCTTGATTTAATGAAGAGTGGTGAATTCCCTTCTTAGCACGCGAATGGTACTTTCAAGTTTCAAGAATGAGATATTAATCAATTAGGCCTATGCTAATTCAGTTAAGGTCCATTTATGTCTTTAAAGTAAAAAGAGAGGGTGGTCATAGTGAGATTCCCATAAACTGTGGCTATGAATGCAATGTGTATTGTATAGAGTACAAATAAAGATGTTGTTCCACCATTCTTAAAggaccagtgcagtcaaaaatgtgattttcctctGTTTTATATGCACTGCTCAAAAAAcgaaagggaacactaaaataacacatcctagatctgaatgaatgaaatattattattaaatatttttttctttacatagtttaatgtgctgacaacaaaatcacacaaaaaagatcaatgaaatcaaatttatcaacccatgcaGGTCTGGATTGGAGTCACActtaaaattaaagtggaaaaccacactacaggctgatccaactttgatgtaatgtccttaaaacaagtcaaaatgaggctcagtagtgtgtgtggccttcatgtgcctgtatgacctccctacaatgcctgggcatgctcctgatgaggtgccGGGTGATCTCCttagggatctcctcccagacctggactaaagcatccgccaactcctggacagtctgtggtgcaatgtggcgttggtggatggagcgagacatgatgtcccagatgtgctcaattggattcaggtctggggaacgggcgggccagtccatagcatcaatgccttcctctgctgacacattccagccacatgaggtctagcattgtcttgcattaggaggaacccagggccaaccgcaccagcatatggtctcacaaggggtctggggatctcatctcggtacctaatggcagtcaggctacctctggcaagcacatgcAGGGCTGTGCGGCTCCCCAAATAAATGCcatcccacaccatgactgacccaccgccaaaccagtcatgctggaggatgttgcagacagcagaacgttctccacagcgtctccagactgtcacgtctgtcacgtgctcagtgtgaatctgctttcatctgtgaagagcacagggtgccagtagCGAATTTGcaaatcttggtgttctctggcaaatgccaaacagtgttgggctgtaagcacaacctccacctgtggacatcgggccctcaaaccaccctcatggagtctgtttctgaccgtttgagcagacacatgcacatttgtggcctgctggaggtcattttgcagggctctggcagtgctcatcctgctcctccttgcacaaaggcggaggtagcggtcccgCTGCTgcgttgttgccctcctacagcctcctccacatctcctgatgtactggcctttCTCTTGGTAGCggctccatgctctggacactacgctgacagacacagcaaaccttcttgccacagctcgcattgatgtgccatcctggatgagctgcactacctgagccacttgtatgggttgtagactccgtatcatgctaccactagagtgaaagcaccaccagcattcaaaagtgaccaaaacatcagccaggaagcataggaactgagaagtggtctgtggttatcacctgcagaaccactcctttattgggggtctcttgctaattgcctatactttccaactgttgtctattccatttgcacaacagcatgtgaaatttattgtcaatcagtgttgcttcctaagtggacagtttgatttcacagaagtgtgattgacttgaagttacattgtgttgtttaagtgttccctttatttttttgagcagtgtatatttccacactataagGTTGGAatgatactgtgaaattgtgaaaatgatgataatgccctttcagTGCTTGAAAAAAATGCCTGAAATTTCTGCCTTTTTTTGGTGGGATGAAGTTTTGGCCTGTCGGGTGACATCACCAGTCGGTAAatttagttaatagaccaataagaaagagagttcaaAACTtatctgccaataacagctagttttcagttttaccctcctcactcagaccactcccagactgtcctagcaaaattattgcttgagaaattgctttctgctaagaagctatttttgtttatttttgaccattttatttGAAAATAATCACAGTAAGGTTCATcactgttacccagaaatgatttgatattgagattaaaATGGCTGTATTGGGCCTTTAGATAAAGGTGTAGCTGTGGTTCTACGTGTCAAATGTACTTttattttaacatttatttaactaggcaagtcaattaagaacaaattcttattttcaatgacggcctaccccggccaaacccagacgacactgggccactTGTGCGTCTCCcttgggactcccaattacggccggttgtgatacagcctggatttcgaaccatggtgtctgtagtgacgcctcaagcactgagatccagtgccttaaactgctgcgccactcgggagtcctAAGGTAAACATGTTATCATTCAATTAGACTGTtaagagagacagtctctctccaTTGGATATCACTGTCATGTGTCATCTTCCCCATCTCATGTGTCCAGCTTGTCCTATAACATTACGTTAGTAGTTGGGTCACTCATTTTCCTTGCACACAAATAATGCATTTTTGGAGCTAGAGTGGCCTCCCTTCATACACCCTTTGCTCTTGATGGTCATTCCTTTATTGTATAATCTCACAAAACTCTTGTTTGATACATTCAGAGGATGGTTTGTCCCAGACTGGGTGTCACCTCTTATGAATCACCATAAGTAACCCTTAGACAACATGTTTTGTCTAGTCtagtgagagacagacacagagagagagagagagagacagacagagagacagagacacagagacagagagagacagagagagacagagacacagagacagagacacagagagagacagagacagagacacagagagagacacagagagagagacacagagagagagtcacagagagcgagagagagagacagagagagagacagagagagagacagagagagagacagagagagagacagagacacagagacagagagagacagagagagacagagacacagagagagacagagagagacagagagagacagagagagacagagagagacagagacacagagagagacagagagagagagacagagagagacagagagagacacagagagagacacagagagagacacagagagagacacagagagagagacacagagagagacacagagagagagacacagagagcgagagagagagacagagacacagagagacagagagacagagacacagagagacagagacacagagagacacagagagagacagagagagacagagacagagagaga
Above is a genomic segment from Oncorhynchus gorbuscha isolate QuinsamMale2020 ecotype Even-year linkage group LG23, OgorEven_v1.0, whole genome shotgun sequence containing:
- the cplx2 gene encoding complexin-2, which codes for MNFVMKQALGGATKDMGKMLGGEEEKDPEAAKKKKEEEEERQEALRQQEEERKDKHRKMEAEREVVRQSIRDKYGLKKKEEKEAEEKAAMEQACEGSLTRAKKAIPAGCGDEEDEDEESILDTVLKFLPGRLQDMFKK